A window from Mixophyes fleayi isolate aMixFle1 chromosome 12, aMixFle1.hap1, whole genome shotgun sequence encodes these proteins:
- the SHE gene encoding SH2 domain-containing adapter protein E, producing the protein MAKWFKELPLTLKNVSDRAKPGLPGAKTLPKVGASRKNSCSDSAASQGSSVKNRKNSSSDGQGKGLKDSRLSREVLQSFLPGKSRKNSRDDIGVVRAPKGHGTYINRLIKVDPNLQEKNGRNFQEDNEPGQEKEKGVKEETIIILEDYSDPYDATRTKGQRDTERVGENDGYMEPYDAQQMITEIRRRGSKDQLITELLLLELGSPCEVKIEAKRQGGQEPLAKPPQLYDTPYEPPKTDVEGEGQEKKQRAADGTRPENDERPAEEYEQPWEWKKEHIVRALSVQFESSERSPVKEEVVRLHQRQKSWTSKVLKQTQPEHSDKVDPTVPLEKQSWYHGAVTRAEAESRLQSCREASYLLRNSESGNSKYSIALKTSQGCVHIIVAQTKDNKFTLNQTGGVFCSIPAVIHYYSNQKLPFKGAEHMSLLYPVPRIH; encoded by the exons ATGGCAAAGTGGTTCAAGGAGCTCCCCTTGACGCTGAAGAATGTTTCAGACAGGGCTAAACCTGGGCTCCCGGGGGCCAAGACGCTCCCGAAAGTCGGGGCCTCCCGCAAAAATTCTTGCTCGGATTCGGCGGCGTCCCAAGGTTCCTCCGTGAAGAACCGCAAGAACTCCTCGTCCGATGGGCAGGGGAAAGGTCTGAAGGATAGCCGGTTGTCCAGAGAGGTTCTGCAGAGCTTTCTGCCGGGAAAGAGCCGCAAAAACTCAAGGGATGACATCGGGGTTGTCCGGGCCCCTAAGGGACACGGCACCTACATCAACCGGCTCATCAAGGTGGACCCCAATTTGCAGGAGAAGAACGGAAGGAATTTCCAGGAAGACAATGAGCCGGGGCAAGAGAAGGAGAAGGGGGTCAAGGAGGAAACG ATCATTATCTTGGAGGATTATTCCGACCCCTACGATGCCACGCGCACGAAAGGTCAGCGGGATACGGAGAGGGTCGGGGAGAACGACGGGTACATGGAGCCGTACGATGCCCAGCAGATGATAACTG AGATCCGGCGCAGGGGTTCCAAAGACCAACTGATTACCGAGCTTCTCCTGCTGGAGCTGGGCTCGCCCTGCGAGGTTAAGATAGAGGCCAAGAGGCAGGGGGGCCAGGAGCCTCTGGCAAAGCCGCCTCAGCTGTACGACACGCCCTACGAGCCCCCCAAGACAGACGTAGAAGGAGAGGGGCAGGAGAAGAAGCAGCGGGCGGCCGATGGGACGCGGCCGGAGAATGATGAGAGGCCGGCGGAGGAGTACGAGCAGCCCTGGGAGTGGAAAAAGGAGCATATTGTTAGAGCGCTCTCAG TCCAGTTTGAGAGCAGCGAGCGCTCCCCTGTCAAAGAGGAGGTGGTCCGGCTCCACCAGCGGCAGAAAAGTTGGACGTCGAAAGTCTTGAAGCAGACTCAGCCGGAGCACAGTGACAAGGTGGACCCGACTGTCCCCCTGGAGAAACAGAG CTGGTATCACGGAGCCGTGACCCGCGCGGAGGCAGAGAGTAGACTGCAGTCATGTCGAGAGGCCAGCTACCTCCTGCGGAACAGCGAGTCCGGCAACAGCAAATACTCCATTGCCCTAAA GACCAGCCAAGGCTGCGTACACATCATCGTGGCTCAAACCAAAGACAACAAATTCACTCTGAACCAGACGGGCGGCGTTTTCTGCAGCATCCCGGCGGTGATCCATTATTACTCCAACCAAAAGCTGCCCTTCAAGGGGGCTGAACACATGAGCTTGTTGTACCCCGTGCCCAGGATCCACTGA